One genomic region from Skermania piniformis encodes:
- the fabG1 gene encoding 3-oxoacyl-ACP reductase FabG1 has translation MGNTSRSVLVTGGNRGIGLAVARRLAADGHKVAVTHRGSGAPDGLFGVVCDVTDADAVDRAFTEVEAHQGPVEVVVANAGVVANTLLMRMSEDQFSQVLDANLTGAFRVAKRANRAMLRARWGRIIFLGSVVGQMGAPGQINYAAAKSGLIGMARAITREIGSRNITANVVAPGLIDTDMTREEMTDEMRQLALKAIPAGRMGQADEVAAAISFLASDDANYITGAVIPVDGGMGMGH, from the coding sequence ATGGGGAACACCTCGCGCTCCGTCCTGGTGACCGGTGGGAATCGGGGAATCGGGCTCGCAGTCGCTCGGCGGCTGGCGGCGGACGGGCACAAGGTGGCGGTCACCCATCGCGGTTCGGGCGCGCCGGACGGGTTGTTCGGCGTGGTCTGCGATGTCACCGATGCCGACGCGGTGGACCGAGCTTTCACCGAGGTCGAGGCGCATCAGGGGCCGGTCGAGGTCGTGGTCGCCAACGCCGGAGTCGTGGCGAATACGCTGCTGATGCGGATGAGCGAGGATCAGTTCAGTCAGGTGCTCGATGCCAACCTGACCGGCGCGTTCCGTGTCGCCAAGCGGGCCAACCGGGCCATGCTGCGCGCACGCTGGGGCCGGATCATCTTCCTCGGCTCGGTGGTCGGTCAGATGGGGGCGCCCGGCCAGATCAATTACGCTGCAGCCAAATCCGGCTTGATCGGGATGGCGCGGGCGATCACCCGGGAGATCGGCTCGCGCAATATCACCGCGAACGTGGTCGCGCCGGGGCTGATCGATACCGACATGACCCGCGAGGAGATGACCGACGAGATGCGCCAGCTTGCGCTCAAGGCGATCCCCGCCGGCCGGATGGGGCAGGCCGACGAGGTCGCCGCCGCGATCAGCTTTCTGGCGTCCGACGACGCGAACTACATCACCGGCGCCGTGATCCCGGTCGACGGTGGCATGGGAATGGGGCACTGA
- a CDS encoding VWA domain-containing protein produces MSLTDFASPIWLMFALVVAALGVGYLLAQRRRQRHMLRFSNMELLERVAPRRPGPWRHVPVALILVGLLCFTIAAAGPTKAQKVPRNRATVVLVMDVSLSMEATDVKPSRLEVAEEAGKAFAEGLTPGINLGLVAFAGTASVLVSPTANREATKAAIDHLQLSERTATGEGIFTALQSIQTLGDVLGGAETPPPARIVLMSDGKQTVPDDKDESNPRHAFTAARAAKDKGIPISTISFGTSWGTVEIPDQDTGSTQRVPVPVDDPFLKKIAELSGGQFFTASSLEELTKVYDTLEEQIGYEMTRGDASRPWLILGIVATAAGLGAALLYRQRLP; encoded by the coding sequence ATGAGCCTGACCGATTTCGCGTCGCCGATCTGGCTGATGTTCGCGCTGGTCGTCGCCGCACTCGGGGTCGGTTACCTGCTGGCGCAACGGCGGCGACAGCGGCACATGCTCCGCTTCTCCAACATGGAGTTGCTGGAGCGGGTGGCGCCCCGCCGTCCCGGGCCGTGGCGGCACGTACCGGTCGCATTGATCCTGGTCGGATTGCTCTGCTTTACCATCGCCGCGGCGGGCCCGACCAAGGCGCAGAAGGTGCCGCGCAACCGTGCCACCGTGGTGTTGGTGATGGATGTGTCGCTGTCGATGGAGGCGACCGATGTGAAGCCCAGCCGGCTGGAGGTCGCCGAGGAAGCCGGCAAGGCGTTTGCCGAGGGACTGACCCCGGGAATCAACCTGGGCTTGGTCGCATTCGCCGGAACCGCGTCGGTGCTGGTGTCGCCGACCGCCAACCGGGAGGCGACCAAGGCCGCGATCGACCATCTGCAGCTGTCCGAGCGGACGGCGACCGGGGAAGGGATCTTCACCGCGCTGCAGTCGATTCAGACCCTCGGCGACGTCCTCGGCGGTGCGGAAACCCCGCCGCCGGCGCGGATCGTCCTGATGTCGGACGGCAAGCAGACCGTGCCCGACGACAAGGACGAGAGCAATCCGCGGCACGCGTTCACCGCAGCCCGCGCCGCGAAGGACAAAGGCATCCCGATCTCGACCATCTCGTTCGGCACCAGCTGGGGCACGGTCGAGATCCCGGATCAGGACACCGGCTCCACGCAACGGGTGCCGGTGCCGGTGGACGACCCGTTCCTGAAGAAGATCGCCGAACTTTCCGGCGGTCAGTTCTTCACCGCCTCCAGCCTGGAGGAGCTGACGAAGGTCTACGACACGCTCGAAGAGCAGATCGGATACGAGATGACCCGCGGGGACGCGAGCCGGCCGTGGTTGATCCTCGGCATCGTGGCGACCGCCGCCGGACTCGGCGCCGCCTTGCTCTATCGTCAGAGGCTGCCGTGA
- a CDS encoding DUF58 domain-containing protein: protein MTREQAARTPATSGPPSFRSGQLDDPRLAAALKTLELTVRRRLDGVLHGAHLGLIPGPGSEPGDARVYQPGDDVRQMDWSVTARTTHPHVRQMIADRELETWIVADMSASLDFGTADCEKRDLVVAATAAIAHLTLGGGNRIGAVVSTGAQLKRIPARSGRTHAQSLLRALATTAPAPDGTRGDLKGAIESLRRPQRKRGLAVIISDFLGPIDWERSLRAISGRHDLLAVEVLDPRDLELPDVGDVVLHDPETGRTREFSITPQLQADFATAAQRHRDQVDAALRGCGAPVLTLRTDRDWITDVVRFVSTRRHTFGAAAAGRAPRQ from the coding sequence GTGACCCGAGAGCAGGCGGCTCGGACACCCGCGACCTCGGGGCCGCCGTCGTTCCGGTCGGGCCAACTGGACGACCCGCGCCTGGCGGCGGCGCTGAAAACGCTCGAGCTGACCGTGCGGCGCCGGCTGGACGGCGTCTTGCACGGTGCCCACTTGGGTTTGATCCCCGGCCCGGGCTCCGAACCGGGTGATGCCCGGGTCTATCAACCGGGCGACGATGTTCGCCAGATGGACTGGTCGGTCACCGCGCGGACCACCCACCCCCATGTCCGGCAGATGATCGCCGATCGTGAACTCGAGACGTGGATCGTCGCCGACATGTCGGCCAGTCTGGATTTCGGTACCGCCGACTGCGAGAAACGCGATCTGGTCGTGGCCGCAACCGCCGCAATAGCGCATCTGACCCTGGGCGGCGGGAATCGGATCGGCGCGGTGGTGTCCACCGGTGCGCAACTGAAGCGGATCCCGGCGCGGAGCGGGCGCACCCACGCACAGTCGTTGCTGCGGGCGCTGGCCACCACGGCGCCGGCGCCGGACGGTACCCGCGGCGATCTCAAAGGGGCGATCGAGTCGTTACGACGGCCGCAGCGAAAGCGCGGCCTCGCCGTGATCATCAGCGATTTCCTCGGCCCGATCGACTGGGAGAGGTCGCTGCGGGCGATCTCCGGTCGGCACGATCTGCTCGCGGTCGAGGTGCTCGATCCGCGTGATCTGGAACTGCCGGACGTGGGCGACGTGGTCCTGCACGATCCGGAGACCGGCCGGACCCGTGAGTTCAGCATCACGCCCCAACTACAGGCCGATTTCGCGACCGCGGCGCAACGCCATCGCGATCAGGTCGACGCGGCGCTGCGCGGGTGCGGTGCGCCGGTGCTGACGTTGCGTACCGACCGCGACTGGATAACCGATGTCGTCCGGTTCGTCTCGACCCGTCGGCACACGTTCGGTGCTGCAGCGGCAGGTCGGGCGCCGAGGCAGTGA
- a CDS encoding AAA family ATPase, whose amino-acid sequence MEDDVKTLEQTIYEVKRVIVGQDRLVERLLIGVLARGHVLLEGVPGIAKTLAVETFAKVVGGSFSRVQFTPDLVPTDLVGTRIYRQGREEFDTELGPVVANFVLADEINRAPAKVQSALLEVMAERHVSIGGKTYPMPDPFLVMATQNPIESEGVYPLPEAQRDRFLFKVLVDYPSVEEEREIIYRMGVTPPQAKQVLGPGEMVRLQQIAAGVFVHHALVDYVVRVIAATRKPAEFGLDDVAAWVAYGASPRASLGIIAAARALALVRGRDYVVPQDVLEVIPDVLRHRLVLSYDALADEISPDDIIAKILQTVGLPQVAAQANPPQPQQTSPPARAGATQPVPPQPGTAPQQ is encoded by the coding sequence CTGGAAGACGACGTCAAGACGCTCGAACAGACGATCTACGAAGTCAAGCGGGTGATCGTCGGTCAGGACCGGCTGGTCGAGCGGTTGCTGATCGGCGTGCTCGCGCGCGGGCACGTGCTGCTCGAGGGCGTGCCCGGGATCGCGAAGACGTTGGCCGTCGAGACGTTTGCGAAGGTCGTCGGCGGTTCGTTCTCCCGGGTGCAGTTCACCCCCGACCTGGTGCCCACCGACCTGGTCGGTACCCGGATCTACCGGCAGGGCCGGGAGGAGTTCGATACCGAACTGGGCCCGGTCGTGGCGAACTTCGTACTCGCCGACGAGATCAACCGGGCGCCCGCCAAGGTGCAGTCCGCGCTGCTCGAGGTGATGGCCGAGCGGCACGTGTCGATCGGTGGCAAGACCTACCCGATGCCCGACCCGTTCCTCGTGATGGCGACGCAGAACCCGATCGAGAGCGAGGGCGTGTACCCGCTGCCGGAAGCGCAGCGCGACCGCTTCCTGTTCAAGGTGCTCGTCGATTACCCGTCGGTCGAGGAAGAGCGCGAGATCATCTACCGGATGGGGGTCACCCCGCCGCAGGCCAAGCAGGTGCTCGGGCCGGGCGAGATGGTCCGGCTGCAGCAGATCGCTGCGGGCGTGTTCGTGCACCATGCTCTGGTCGATTACGTAGTCCGGGTCATCGCGGCCACTCGAAAGCCGGCCGAGTTCGGTCTCGACGATGTGGCCGCCTGGGTGGCCTACGGTGCGTCTCCGCGAGCCAGCCTCGGCATCATCGCAGCGGCTCGAGCCCTGGCGCTGGTCCGGGGTCGGGACTACGTGGTACCGCAGGACGTGCTCGAGGTGATCCCGGACGTGCTGCGGCACCGGCTGGTGCTCTCCTACGACGCTCTCGCCGACGAGATCTCCCCGGACGACATCATCGCGAAGATTCTGCAGACGGTCGGCCTGCCGCAGGTTGCGGCGCAAGCCAATCCGCCGCAACCGCAGCAGACGTCCCCGCCGGCGCGTGCCGGTGCGACGCAACCTGTTCCCCCACAGCCCGGCACCGCGCCGCAGCAGTGA
- a CDS encoding NlpC/P60 family protein, translating to MSSVAITIGIALAVPAVGTGVPAPPPNPTDGELAQAVTSVSAQIVRVGELVNQVASTSQELSRLDDAVAAKREQVNKSLVDLQNARDVADAAAAAVLASRQALDLAGAQIRDAQAKFDNAARRAYTDGNTTASLAALVTSNTPDDVFDRTQVLDLLSRRHNAVIERLQRARTEEANKDSAARKAESDAVDAAQAAQDRKGEAEQAVAAARADADAQAARKAELEKQREGAETELAAAKSAAVGLAGQRAAYESWDAQRRAEEAAAQAAAEAARQAAVEAAARVAADQAATQRAAALAAAQRPHTAIEDDSSDYSDSSEYADSSDTSGSDSGRTRQRKKPQSSVAVVSGSEAVETVIDRAMSQMGVSYSWGGGNENGPTLGIRDGGVADSYGDYKRTGFDCSGLMVYAFAGVGISLPHYSGYQYTAGSQYPVDEMRRGDMLFWGSGGSEHVALYLGNGQMLEAPQSGDVVKVSPVRWGGLMPYVVRMIDDW from the coding sequence TTGAGCAGCGTAGCGATCACCATCGGTATCGCGCTCGCAGTACCCGCCGTCGGCACCGGCGTTCCCGCGCCGCCGCCCAACCCCACCGACGGCGAACTCGCCCAGGCCGTAACGTCGGTCAGCGCGCAGATCGTCCGGGTCGGTGAGCTGGTCAACCAGGTCGCCTCGACCAGCCAGGAGCTGAGCCGGCTCGACGATGCAGTAGCAGCCAAACGGGAACAGGTCAACAAGTCGCTGGTCGACCTGCAGAACGCGCGGGACGTCGCCGACGCGGCTGCAGCAGCGGTCCTCGCGAGTCGGCAGGCGCTCGACCTGGCCGGCGCGCAGATCCGGGACGCACAGGCGAAGTTCGACAATGCGGCCCGGCGTGCCTATACGGACGGAAACACCACGGCCTCACTGGCTGCGCTGGTCACCTCGAACACTCCGGACGACGTGTTCGACCGGACCCAGGTGCTGGACCTGCTCAGTCGCCGGCACAACGCGGTGATCGAACGATTGCAGCGAGCACGCACCGAAGAGGCCAACAAGGACTCGGCGGCGCGGAAGGCCGAGTCGGACGCGGTGGATGCGGCCCAGGCCGCGCAGGACCGCAAGGGCGAAGCCGAGCAGGCGGTTGCGGCCGCCCGCGCCGACGCCGATGCGCAAGCGGCTCGTAAGGCAGAGCTGGAGAAGCAGCGCGAGGGCGCCGAAACCGAACTCGCCGCGGCGAAGTCGGCAGCGGTCGGATTAGCCGGGCAACGCGCGGCCTACGAAAGTTGGGACGCCCAACGGCGAGCCGAAGAGGCGGCCGCACAAGCCGCTGCCGAGGCGGCCCGGCAAGCGGCGGTCGAGGCGGCGGCCCGGGTCGCCGCCGACCAGGCCGCCACGCAGCGGGCGGCAGCGTTGGCCGCCGCGCAACGGCCGCACACCGCGATCGAGGACGACAGCAGCGACTACTCCGACAGTAGCGAGTACGCCGACAGCAGCGACACGTCCGGGTCGGACTCCGGCCGAACCCGGCAGCGTAAGAAGCCGCAGTCGAGTGTGGCGGTGGTCAGCGGCAGCGAAGCGGTCGAGACGGTGATCGATCGGGCGATGTCGCAGATGGGTGTCAGTTACTCCTGGGGCGGCGGCAACGAGAACGGTCCCACGCTCGGTATCCGCGATGGTGGCGTTGCCGACAGCTATGGCGACTACAAGCGGACCGGTTTCGACTGCTCCGGCTTGATGGTCTACGCGTTCGCCGGAGTCGGCATCTCGCTGCCGCATTACAGCGGATATCAGTACACCGCCGGCAGCCAGTATCCGGTCGACGAGATGCGTCGCGGCGACATGCTCTTCTGGGGTTCGGGCGGCAGCGAACACGTCGCGCTCTACCTCGGCAACGGTCAGATGCTGGAGGCGCCGCAATCCGGCGACGTCGTCAAGGTGTCGCCGGTTCGGTGGGGCGGGCTGATGCCGTACGTGGTCCGGATGATCGACGACTGGTGA
- a CDS encoding DUF6676 family protein, whose amino-acid sequence MYRTSVPFATDLPSDVDLDAVLAGVRDDHVSAPADVDDELVQIADRARADGLSLSIVVIDKNPRHDSQLRDLATDVGRTEHGTVLVLSPDWVGTYSDSISRVRLEGAEDAAKYTGGESVVAAQRFVDDLETPYVSWTAITCLMLACTAFLVAGLYLVKAGRARSRAS is encoded by the coding sequence GTGTATCGCACCTCGGTTCCGTTCGCTACCGACCTGCCATCGGATGTCGATCTCGACGCGGTGCTGGCCGGAGTTCGTGACGATCACGTGTCCGCTCCGGCCGACGTGGACGACGAACTGGTGCAGATCGCCGATCGGGCGCGGGCCGACGGGCTGTCGCTGAGCATCGTCGTGATCGACAAGAACCCCCGGCACGACTCGCAGTTGCGCGATCTCGCCACCGATGTCGGTCGGACCGAACACGGGACGGTCCTGGTGCTGAGCCCGGACTGGGTCGGCACCTACAGCGATTCGATCAGCCGGGTGCGGCTGGAGGGCGCCGAGGACGCGGCCAAGTACACCGGGGGCGAATCGGTCGTGGCGGCGCAGCGGTTCGTCGACGACCTGGAGACGCCGTACGTGTCCTGGACGGCGATCACCTGCCTGATGCTGGCCTGTACCGCGTTTCTGGTTGCCGGGCTGTATCTGGTCAAAGCCGGTCGCGCGCGCTCTCGGGCGAGCTGA
- the acnA gene encoding aconitate hydratase AcnA, whose protein sequence is MNASIDSLGAKGTLEVGDASYEIFRLSAVPGTEKLPYALKVLAENLLRTEDGANITTDHIHALANWDPSAEPSIEIQFTPARVIMQDFTGVPCVVDLATMREAVASLGGDPNKVNPLSPAEMVIDHSVILDVFGTADAFERNVELEYQRNGERYQFLRWGQGAFDDFKVVPPGTGIVHQVNIEYLARTIMVRNGQAYPDTCVGTDSHTTMVNGLGVLGWGVGGIEAEAAMLGQPVSMLIPRVVGFKLTGEIQPGVTATDVVLTVTDMLRKHGVVGKFVEFYGAGVAEVPLANRATLGNMSPEFGSTAAIFPIDGETINYLRLTGRSDEQLALVEAYAKEQGMWHDPEREPVYSEYLELDLSTVVPSIAGPKRPQDRILLSESKIAFRKDIHNYVEEQHPAPETTLDEAVEESFPASDPAVLSFADDDAVVVHSAAGNAEGRPSKPVQVSSESRGQFVLDHGAVVVAGITSCTNTSNPSVMIGAALLARNAVERGLTSKPWVKTNMAPGSQVVSDYYEKAGLWPYLEKLGFYLGGYGCTTCIGNTGPLPDEISKAVNDNDLSVTAVLSGNRNFEGRISPDVKMNYLASPPLVIAYALAGTMDFDFETDSLGRDTDGNDVYLRDIWPAPQEIDDTIKAAISQDMFRDSYADVFAGDERWRNLPTPDGDTFAWDEKSTYVRKAPYFDGMAMEPAPVTDISGARVLALLGDSVTTDHISPAGPIKPGTPAAQYLDAHGVARQDYNSLGSRRGNHEVMIRGTFANIRLRNQLLDAIVDGGVSGGYTRDFTQEDGPQAFIYDASQNYQQAGIPLVVLGGKEYGSGSSRDWAAKGTRLLGVRAVITESFERIHRSNLIGMGVIPLQFPAGESAKSLGLDGTEVFDITGIEELNSGRTPKTVRVTATKADGTVVAFDAVVRIDTPGEADYYRNGGILQYVLRNMIRT, encoded by the coding sequence GTGAACGCAAGCATCGATTCGCTCGGGGCCAAGGGCACGCTGGAGGTGGGAGATGCCTCGTACGAGATCTTCCGTCTCTCGGCGGTACCCGGCACCGAGAAACTTCCCTACGCCCTGAAGGTACTGGCAGAAAATCTGCTCCGTACCGAAGACGGCGCCAACATCACCACCGACCATATTCACGCGCTGGCGAACTGGGATCCGTCCGCCGAGCCCAGCATCGAGATCCAGTTCACCCCGGCCCGGGTGATCATGCAGGACTTCACCGGGGTGCCCTGTGTGGTCGACCTCGCCACCATGCGTGAGGCGGTCGCGTCCCTCGGCGGTGATCCGAACAAGGTCAACCCGCTCTCCCCGGCCGAGATGGTCATCGATCACTCGGTCATCCTGGACGTGTTCGGCACCGCGGACGCGTTCGAGCGCAACGTCGAGTTGGAGTACCAGCGCAACGGCGAGCGATACCAGTTCCTCCGCTGGGGCCAAGGCGCGTTCGACGACTTCAAGGTTGTCCCGCCGGGTACCGGCATCGTGCACCAGGTGAACATCGAGTATCTGGCCCGCACGATCATGGTCCGAAACGGCCAGGCCTACCCGGATACCTGCGTCGGCACCGACAGCCACACCACCATGGTCAACGGACTCGGGGTGCTCGGTTGGGGTGTCGGCGGCATCGAGGCCGAGGCCGCCATGCTGGGCCAGCCGGTGTCGATGCTCATTCCGCGGGTGGTCGGGTTCAAACTGACCGGCGAGATCCAGCCCGGGGTCACCGCCACAGACGTGGTGCTGACCGTGACCGACATGCTGCGCAAGCACGGCGTGGTCGGCAAGTTCGTCGAGTTCTACGGCGCCGGTGTCGCCGAGGTGCCGCTGGCGAACCGGGCCACGCTGGGCAACATGAGCCCGGAATTCGGCTCTACTGCAGCGATTTTCCCGATCGACGGGGAAACCATCAACTATCTGCGGCTGACCGGCCGATCCGACGAACAGCTGGCGCTGGTCGAGGCCTACGCCAAAGAGCAGGGCATGTGGCACGACCCGGAACGGGAGCCGGTCTACTCCGAATACCTCGAGCTGGATCTGTCCACCGTGGTGCCTTCGATCGCCGGACCGAAGCGGCCACAGGACCGGATCCTGCTGTCCGAGTCGAAGATTGCGTTCCGCAAAGACATCCACAACTACGTCGAGGAACAGCACCCGGCGCCGGAGACCACGCTGGACGAGGCGGTCGAAGAAAGCTTCCCGGCCAGCGACCCGGCGGTGCTGTCGTTCGCCGACGACGACGCGGTCGTCGTGCATTCGGCCGCCGGCAACGCCGAGGGCCGGCCGAGCAAACCGGTACAGGTGTCGTCGGAGTCGCGCGGCCAGTTCGTGCTCGACCACGGTGCCGTGGTGGTGGCCGGCATCACGTCCTGCACCAACACCTCCAATCCGTCGGTGATGATCGGTGCGGCACTGCTCGCCCGCAACGCCGTGGAACGGGGGCTGACGAGCAAGCCGTGGGTGAAGACCAACATGGCCCCGGGCTCGCAGGTCGTCTCCGACTACTACGAAAAGGCCGGCCTGTGGCCGTATCTGGAGAAGCTGGGCTTCTACCTCGGCGGCTACGGGTGCACGACCTGCATCGGCAACACCGGACCGTTGCCGGACGAGATCAGCAAAGCGGTCAACGACAACGACCTGTCGGTGACGGCGGTGCTGTCCGGCAACCGGAACTTCGAGGGCCGGATCTCGCCGGACGTGAAGATGAACTACCTGGCGTCTCCGCCGCTGGTGATCGCCTACGCGCTGGCCGGCACGATGGACTTCGATTTCGAAACCGACTCGCTCGGCCGCGACACCGACGGCAACGACGTCTATCTGCGCGATATCTGGCCGGCCCCGCAGGAGATCGACGACACGATCAAGGCGGCGATCAGCCAAGACATGTTCCGCGATTCGTACGCGGACGTTTTCGCCGGTGACGAGCGGTGGCGGAACCTGCCGACGCCGGACGGCGACACCTTCGCCTGGGACGAAAAGTCGACCTACGTGCGGAAAGCGCCGTACTTCGACGGGATGGCGATGGAGCCGGCGCCGGTCACCGATATCAGCGGCGCCCGGGTGCTGGCGCTACTCGGCGATTCGGTTACCACCGACCACATCTCGCCGGCCGGTCCGATCAAGCCGGGCACACCGGCAGCGCAGTATCTGGATGCCCACGGGGTGGCGCGGCAGGACTACAACTCGCTCGGCTCGCGCCGCGGCAATCACGAGGTGATGATCCGCGGCACCTTCGCCAACATCCGGCTGCGTAATCAATTGTTGGATGCGATCGTCGACGGCGGGGTATCCGGTGGCTACACCCGCGATTTCACCCAGGAGGACGGCCCGCAGGCGTTCATCTACGACGCGTCGCAGAACTATCAGCAGGCCGGTATCCCGCTGGTGGTGCTGGGCGGCAAGGAGTACGGCTCGGGCTCGTCGCGTGACTGGGCGGCCAAGGGCACCCGACTGCTCGGGGTTCGGGCGGTGATCACCGAATCGTTCGAGCGGATCCACCGGTCCAACCTGATCGGTATGGGCGTGATACCACTGCAGTTCCCGGCCGGTGAATCGGCGAAGTCGTTGGGGCTGGACGGTACCGAGGTGTTCGACATCACCGGGATCGAGGAGCTGAATTCCGGTCGAACGCCGAAGACGGTGCGGGTCACCGCGACCAAGGCCGACGGGACGGTGGTTGCCTTCGATGCGGTGGTCCGAATCGACACGCCCGGGGAAGCGGACTACTACCGCAACGGCGGCATCCTGCAGTACGTGCTGCGCAACATGATCCGGACGTAA
- a CDS encoding TetR/AcrR family transcriptional regulator has protein sequence MPKVSDQHLAARKGQILDGARHCFAQYGYEGATVRRLEEATGLSRGAIFHHFRDKDALFLALCHEDAQRMAEVAAEQGLVQVMRDMLARPEEFNWLGTRLEIARRLRTDPEFRAGWSQRSAELTAATLARLERRKAAGRLRDDVPTDVLLGYLDLVLDGLIARIASGHADDNLSGVLDLVEASVRRKS, from the coding sequence GTGCCGAAGGTCAGCGACCAGCACCTGGCCGCCCGCAAGGGGCAAATTCTCGACGGGGCCCGGCACTGCTTCGCCCAGTACGGTTACGAGGGCGCCACGGTCCGTCGGCTCGAGGAAGCCACCGGCCTGTCCCGGGGAGCCATCTTCCATCATTTTCGCGACAAGGACGCGCTGTTCCTCGCGCTCTGCCACGAAGACGCACAGCGGATGGCCGAGGTAGCCGCCGAGCAAGGCCTGGTCCAGGTGATGCGCGACATGCTTGCCCGGCCGGAGGAATTCAACTGGCTCGGTACCCGACTGGAGATCGCCCGACGGCTGCGCACCGACCCGGAGTTCCGAGCCGGTTGGAGCCAACGCTCGGCCGAGCTGACCGCCGCCACCCTGGCTCGGTTGGAGCGGCGCAAGGCAGCCGGCCGGTTGCGCGACGATGTGCCGACCGACGTGCTGCTCGGCTACCTCGACCTGGTCCTCGACGGCCTGATCGCGCGAATCGCATCCGGCCATGCCGACGACAACCTGTCCGGCGTACTCGACCTGGTCGAGGCCTCGGTGCGCCGGAAAAGCTGA
- a CDS encoding helix-turn-helix domain-containing protein → MESSGISKGVRVTGTTRDKLQSTLRSQYEAGASIRSLAKSTGRSYGFIHNVLVESDVQMRGRGGPNRRKAS, encoded by the coding sequence ATGGAATCGTCGGGAATCTCCAAAGGTGTCAGAGTAACCGGTACCACTCGGGACAAGCTGCAGAGCACACTGCGAAGTCAGTACGAGGCAGGCGCCAGCATTCGTTCGTTGGCGAAGTCCACCGGTCGCTCATACGGATTTATTCACAACGTGCTCGTCGAGTCCGACGTTCAGATGCGCGGACGTGGTGGACCGAACCGGCGCAAAGCTTCCTGA